In one Alnus glutinosa chromosome 12, dhAlnGlut1.1, whole genome shotgun sequence genomic region, the following are encoded:
- the LOC133851967 gene encoding uncharacterized protein LOC133851967 yields MVLLQSRTGNGGSEPDHLISFTDGEPIDASETHCFNDDFDDSTCSTPYVSAPSSPGRGPTSSGGYFFSAPASPMHFVLSSAPSATCPPSPQYSLATSSSEFEFSSRCSPNGSVTVGSMTSADELFLNGQIRPMKLSSHLQRPQILSPLLDLDEDEEHDEEEETAKNARSDSLHRGRDLKLRSRSLHRKARSLSPLRNADFQWLHQEENDKAKHVDKEDKQSEATTVSTETTPSCSASSSRSSSAGRNSKKWVFLKDLLYRSKSEGRGGNGKEKLWSYISSKEKPEKQKQKQKQKQKQAAGRPTNGVAAAKRRVPARSPHELHYTANRAQAEELKKRTYLPYKQGLLGCLGFSSKGYGALNGLTRALNPVSSR; encoded by the coding sequence atgGTTCTGCTTCAAAGCCGTACTGGCAACGGAGGATCAGAACCAGACCACCTTATCTCCTTCACAGATGGCGAGCCCATCGACGCCTCCGAAACGCACTGTTTCAACGACGACTTCGACGACTCAACGTGCTCCACCCCTTACGTCAGCGCCCCGTCGAGTCCGGGCCGGGGCCCGACCAGCAGCGGCGGATACTTCTTCAGCGCACCAGCGAGCCCCATGCACTTCGTGCTATCCTCCGCTCCGTCCGCCACGTGTCCCCCCTCGCCCCAGTACTCCCTCGCCACTTCGTCGTCCGAGTTCGAGTTCTCATCCCGGTGCTCTCCCAACGGCTCTGTAACCGTCGGATCAATGACCTCGGCCGACGAGCTGTTCCTCAACGGTCAGATCAGACCCATGAAGCTGTCCTCCCACTTGCAGAGGCCCCAGATCTTGTCCCCACTCCTGGATCTCGACGAAGACGAAGAACACgatgaagaggaagaaactGCGAAGAATGCGCGCTCGGATTCATTGCACAGGGGCAGAGATCTCAAGCTACGCAGTCGATCTCTCCACCGAAAAGCGAGATCTTTATCACCCCTTCGAAACGCAGACTTTCAGTGGCTTCACCAGGAAGAGAACGACAAGGCTAAACACGTCGATAAAGAAGATAAGCAAAGCGAAGCGACCACCGTCTCGACCGAAACGACACCGTCTTGCTCCGCTTCGTCGTCGAGGTCATCCTCTGCGGGAAGAAACTCAAAGAAGTGGGTATTCTTGAAGGACCTCTTGTACAGAAGCAAGAGCGAAGGGAGAGGAGGAAACGGGAAGGAAAAGCTCTGGTCATACATTTCGTCCAAGGAAAAGCCGGAGAAGCAGAAACAAAAGCagaagcaaaagcaaaagcaagCCGCCGGAAGACCGACCAATGGGGTGGCGGCAGCGAAGCGGAGGGTGCCGGCTCGGTCACCGCACGAGCTGCATTACACGGCGAATAGAGCGCAGGCGGAGGAGCTGAAGAAGAGGACCTACTTGCCCTACAAGCAAGGCCTGCTTGGATGCCTGGGGTTCAGTTCCAAAGGATACGGTGCGCTTAATGGACTCACTAGGGCCTTGAACCCAGTGTCTTCCAGGTAG